A single region of the Caretta caretta isolate rCarCar2 chromosome 25, rCarCar1.hap1, whole genome shotgun sequence genome encodes:
- the ATP5F1D gene encoding ATP synthase F(1) complex subunit delta, mitochondrial, translated as MLPARRLLALGPRALRLPGRRAPARSYAEAAAGPAQMSFTFASPTQVLYNGATVKQVDVPTLSGNFGILAAHVPTLQVLKPGVVTVFAEDGTVTKYFVSSGSITVNADSSVQLLAEEVAALDMLDLTTAKSNLDKALSQLAAAPDETAKVEAQINVEASEALVKALE; from the exons ATGCTGCCCGCTCGCCGCCTCCTGGCCCTCGGGCCCCGCGCGCTGCGCCTGCCCGGCCGCCGCGCCCCGGCCCGCTCCTACGCCGAGGCGGCCGCCGGCCCGGCCCAGATGTCCTTCACCTTCGCCTCGCCCACGCAG GTGTTGTACAACGGAGCCACCGTGAAGCAGGTGGACGTTCCCACACTGAGCGGCAACTTTGGCATCTTGGCGGCTCACGTTCCCACCCTGCAGGTCCTGAAACCTGGAGTTGTGACGGTCTTTGCCGAGGATGGCACAGTGACCAAGTACTTTG TGAGCAGTGGTTCCATCACAGTCAATGCAGACTCCTCTGTGCAGCTGCTGGCAGAAGAGGTGGCCGCTTTGGACATGCTGGATCTCACT ACTGCTAAGTCGAATCTGGATAAGGCCTTATCCCAGCTGGCTGCAGCACCTGACGAAACGGCTAAAGTAGAAGCCCAGATTAACGTAGAAGCCAGTGAGGCCCTTGTAAAAGCCCTGGAGTAA